TTTCTTAGAACAACGAGTAATTTCTTGGAGAATTAGAGAGAAATGATGTTAGTGTTTGTACCTTTGTAAGCATATATGTTCaaagtttcttatattttcaagaCGTAAATCATTATAATGATAAGTTAGTTAATTTGACTTTTATTcgtaaaattattataagtggTTTGATGTTTTAcctttatgtatatttatatttttttcataataagtGTCTATGTTTTGTGAACTGTAACTTTTATCATGGGTTTGGTATGGTTCAAATGTTGTATTTATTGATctcctttcatttttatttttataaattttaatgtgaCAACAAATGATTGATGAGCTTTGTAGTTTCAACATAGCTAAGATGTCAAAGTTCATAGTAATGTTAGGCatgaacttattttaaaattgaaaatttacaaCGTTTAGATTCAAAGTAAAAGTACAATTCAATacatgtaaagaaaaattatatccTAATCATTTACATAATCTAAATTTTAGGATagttaaacaattaaaaacattgCACCTCTTTTACATTAGTTAATTAGtatatttggatttttattAAGTCGTAACACGCCCGATGAGCGTGTCAATGATCTTACAAATTTGGCATcaacaacttcaaaattttgTTCCTTGCTATAATTTGGTTTTTGCACACGTTCTCCTTTTGTTATAGTGAATGAAGCTCCATTTTCAAACATATCATTTACTGAATGAAAATCCAATCTATCTCCACTTTTATCATCCTTTTTTATCCATGCCACCTATACataataaacaattaacataacactaaaaaaatctttatgtaatatatatagttaagaGATTGAATATCGGTTGGATATGAAATTATTGGattgaaaattctaaaatttattaccTCCTTATTTCCTATTGTTGGTGCTACAAAGAGATTAGCTTCACTTTTGAGGCTTGGTTCCATGCTTCCACCAATGGCATACTGAAGCCATCCTTGATAAAGATTATTGGCTACATGCGCATATCCATGACGAATCCTGAGAGGTTAATTCATTTGTTAATAAGAGCAAATAATATTGCGTATATTTACTTGTGTATATTTTTAAGTACTTTGTCTAGCAATTATTTACCTTGGCATACGTTGATTACAATTAGGTCCAAAATGGTTGTACAATAATGTAACCTTCATATATTTGTCTCTCACGTATCCATCATCATGTCCAAGAAGCATGACTTTATCTTGGTTTTTGAACCAATTATTGGAGATAGTCACATTAGTGGAACCTCGTGTTACATCTAGCAAACCGTCTTGACAATCATACAATGTATTATGGTCAATCCAAATCTTTGAAGCAGTAACCAATCTTATTGCATCTCCGTCTACATGACCTAAAGGAATCACTTTTCCTTCGGGCCCCATAACGATCCCAGGGGGTTTGGGTTTACAATGATGAACTTGAATGTTATGGATAATTATGTTGGTTgcctataataaaataagtaaacttTCATACAACATGGTAGcacaagaaaataattttggaatGTTTGATTGTCATTCAAACaagtataattattaataagtaaatattacCTTAAAGATCATTAAACATGCATTATTAGCAATGTGGACATTAACACCTCGACCATCGATAGTAGTAAAACTACTAATGAGAAGTGGTTTCTCTAATGTAATGAGCATGTCTTTCTGGAATGTGATCCATACTTTACCTTTAATAATAGAAGTTCCATATCTCAAGgtgttgggttttgggtttataGGATCATCACTAGAGTCAGTAACTTTATAACGAATAAGGTCATTACCAATGTTATTTATCATCTTACCGGCATAACCCATAGAACATGTGGCTAACTGAGATCGATGTCTCCTCCATTCATGATTTGGCCTCCAACATCGATCAATAACATTCATTTTCAAACCATTTATCTTTGATTGCTTTGCTAAACTAAGAcgtgaaatgaaaaagaaaaccacaaaagtgaaaaataagtGTTGGGGGTTGGGAAAGGCCATAATGAAGAATATATGCTCTtaataaatggaaaatgaagagaaaattaatagaaagagaaagagaagaatggatttgtaatatttttatataatgatgTGGTGTAAGGAAATTATTGCATATATAGGCAAAAGTTTTATTAGAGTTAGTTTtagttgttttatcaaactatGGCCAAGAGAGTATTGCTAGCAAGACAAAAGCTATGAATAGAAATAAGTAAGTAAAGATGTTTATGTAGTTTTAAATCTTAACATCTTACCTAAATTTTTTCATAgcaaaattagaaatattaatatactttaataatattactttcaatggttgcaatttaatttaaatttaataaattgtaatttaaatttaacctaatctAAGTTGGTTTagaattttaatatcataagaAAGGTTATATTTATccactttattaaaatgataactcatagataaattaaataatgttgtGAATACACGTATTGTCATCATATTGCTATGATATGTCatgataacatttatttttgtctttttttttatttttattaattagtgtTGTACGTACTAATTAAGATACATGCATAACAGTTAATAATTAAGAGTGGAAGAAAGCTTTATTTGTTTAAGTTGCGAGAGAAATTTAGTGTATGTTGATATCTCTATGGTAGATGAAGATATATATTTGATAGTGAATGATAATGGTTGGGTTTGATTAGACGGATGCAAAGGAATTATCACCGTTATACACATATGTGCAATGTTTTTGGACATTGACTTGAATATAAAGGGTGAAACTAATGTTAATATCATTTGTGTGAGTTGCACAATTGTCCTAGGACATATGTCAAGTGGATCGAGTCACATTTGTGTtggaaaacaagtaggcttcgttttacacaaagaggggggggggtgaattggtgatttttgaaaatcaaagtctttttgcaatctttaaaacaaagttgaaaactttacaagtctttcttgaaacgcaagtaatgaaaaatgtgtgcagcggaaaatcgtagttgactatgcaaataatacaatcgattgaattttaaaatgcagggatagagaaatcaaacactggtttttatactggttcgaccaacaatgcctacattcagtgtccttccaaacccaggaagcaaatgtactataatggtcaagtttttacaacaaggattttatagaagacctccatgtcaaaaatataaaacacctctctaaccctctaacaaaaatataagcaTACAatacagcaagacttgcagcaagataccCCTTCTCTTGCAATCTgcaaaaccactttgaacaatcctcaaagtgaaccagactccacgagtctatcccctgtagtcacaacaggtacacaCAACAATCACTATGGATGCTAAACCAGAttcttgatcaaaccagaaacacctcaatgtgcagaatgtgatcaagcaatgagCGCACaatcagtctccctttgaatctccttcaagaaagatcaccaccgtcttcttgatgagttcttggagctctataatctctgagaattcaatctgaaacagaatgtaaaaatgttagatcatcaaaagtcttagaacaacttTGTGTTCcatcaatttatagatttctgtttaaTAGACATTTTCTAAGTCGAttaagctactaatacagtcgattaTGGATAATGACATTGTGGTGATgcaaatatgtaaatttttctAGCGTTTTTGGAGTTGTTAATGGCCTTAAAAACtttgtgccatgtaagcaatgTCAATGCCATCAAAGATAACATTTCTAGTGAACCATCCTTGTCACAAAGAAACTTCTCCATAAGGTGGCTTGTAAGTTTTTTTGCTAATGTAGtgttaagcccctgacaagtgtatcagatcgttatcaagtaatataaacggtaagaccgaatatcgttctcccaaaggactcttaggccttatctttcatgtagattgattgcataagacttgagaaagaattaattttgtggttgtatgcaaaactaaaataaacatgcaaatgcaagttgAATAAATTGGCAagtaaaacatatgaatgaATGAGGTTGTTCGGGTTTACAacttcatccttatccaccctcttatatctacttttcttattaaattcactttattatcaattgccatgcaaactttctagtctaccctaaacccgatctctcggcgaaaagagcctatccctaattactagtttactatctctagtctccctaagtaattagcaatgcattgaattatagaagcaaaaacaattgatcgtcctactcttatctctaggcagtatttctTAATCAAGGGAATTCCTATCTGTTCGAGACTTCCCTGTATGTCTCCGTATCgaaaaaatcaaatatcttcacatcgaatgagttaaacgatatgAGCATTAATcttagataagaaacccaacaattgataatataagcatatgaataaaataagaatttcaatataagagagtttcaaaaggattacattgttccccaacgaCAAAGGGTATAGTTCACCAtaggcatggtgaaactagatggaattaatgaaaaagatgaaagagtacacactagatttgataaattggagcctaagcatccaagaaaccgtctccaaggagtgtattagtgctctggacgtctatgcttgccaaaagattactctgagggTCGCACTGGAGTTATTTATAACGTAGAAAAGCAACAGAATTTTGGCCtaggcccatcatttaggcgcttAGCGcccatttgaccgctcagcggtggcccTTATAGTCGCAGGGAACGGTCATGCCCAGGTGAAAAACAGTGAAAAGCTGGCagaactggcgctcagcgctggccGGGCACTCAGCGCACACTACAGCAGAAAACaacactctggtcaacttttcaacattctggtcaattggttgacttttctggttgactggttgacttttctgcattctggttgacttttatgCA
This genomic stretch from Vigna radiata var. radiata cultivar VC1973A chromosome 7, Vradiata_ver6, whole genome shotgun sequence harbors:
- the LOC106766081 gene encoding probable pectate lyase 16; protein product: MNVIDRCWRPNHEWRRHRSQLATCSMGYAGKMINNIGNDLIRYKVTDSSDDPINPKPNTLRYGTSIIKGKVWITFQKDMLITLEKPLLISSFTTIDGRGVNVHIANNACLMIFKATNIIIHNIQVHHCKPKPPGIVMGPEGKVIPLGHVDGDAIRLVTASKIWIDHNTLYDCQDGLLDVTRGSTNVTISNNWFKNQDKVMLLGHDDGYVRDKYMKVTLLYNHFGPNCNQRMPRIRHGYAHVANNLYQGWLQYAIGGSMEPSLKSEANLFVAPTIGNKEVAWIKKDDKSGDRLDFHSVNDMFENGASFTITKGERVQKPNYSKEQNFEVVDAKFVRSLTRSSGVLRLNKNPNILIN